One stretch of Nocardioides perillae DNA includes these proteins:
- a CDS encoding DUF3516 domain-containing protein, which yields MSTPGPATGATLADLAPPAGQADADTLYDVFSGWATERGLSPYAHQDEAVIELLSGHNVVLATPTGSGKSLVATAAQFAALAQDRVSFYTAPIKALVSEKFFALCEVFGADNVGMLTGDAAVNADAPVICCTAEVLANIALREGARADVGLVVMDEFHYYGDPQRGWAWQVPLLELPQAQFLLMSATLGDVTAIAEDLTRRNGRETVVVDDAERPVPLSFSYAMTPLQETLEELVTTGQAPVYVVHFTQAAAVEHATSLLGTPVAGREDRDAIAERVAGFRFAAGFGKTLGKLLRHGIGVHHAGMLPRYRRLVEQLAQAGLLRVVCGTDTLGVGINVPIRTVLFTGLAKFDGTRQRVLRAREFQQIAGRAGRAGYDTAGYVVVQAPEHVIENEKALAKAGDDPKKRRKVQRKKPPEGAVVWSEETYDKLVAGAPERLQSRMRVDNSVLLNVVAREEDAFAVLRRLLTDNHEDRRQQLRLARRALRLARSLVASGVLTRLEEPDAHGRRYVLTVDLPADFALNQPLAHFALEALDVLDPDAPTYTLDVVSVVEAVLEAPRQVLMAQQFHARGEAVAEMKADGVEYDERMALLEEITWPQPLAELLEAVYETYRGAHPWLPEDALGPKSVVREMYEQGMGFTEFVSRYQLARSEGLVLRYLTDAYRTLRQTVPERHRTEELEELVEWLGETVRQTDSSLLDEWEALTDPDAVRRAAEAAAQRSEPLPPSSPRPISLQERAFRVMVRNAVWHRVEMAARDDVDGLVKGERAAADRTDPPRTVVMTRSRWDEALEDYYAEHDRIGTGGDARGPALFQVEPGTGPRPGTDDADREPGEAPAVRLWRVRQVLDDPAGHHDWVLECEVDLDASDELGEAVVLATALRRL from the coding sequence GTGAGCACCCCCGGGCCGGCCACCGGCGCCACGCTCGCCGACCTCGCCCCGCCGGCGGGCCAGGCCGACGCCGACACCCTCTACGACGTCTTCAGCGGGTGGGCCACCGAGCGCGGGCTCTCGCCGTACGCCCACCAGGACGAGGCCGTCATCGAGCTGCTGAGCGGGCACAACGTGGTGCTGGCGACGCCCACCGGGTCGGGCAAGTCGCTGGTCGCGACGGCGGCGCAGTTCGCCGCCCTGGCCCAGGACCGCGTCAGCTTCTACACCGCCCCGATCAAGGCGCTGGTGAGCGAGAAGTTCTTCGCGCTGTGCGAGGTCTTCGGCGCCGACAACGTCGGCATGCTCACCGGCGACGCGGCGGTCAACGCCGACGCCCCGGTCATCTGCTGCACCGCCGAGGTGCTCGCCAACATCGCGCTGCGCGAGGGCGCCCGGGCCGACGTCGGGCTCGTGGTGATGGACGAGTTCCACTACTACGGCGACCCGCAGCGCGGCTGGGCCTGGCAGGTGCCGCTGCTCGAGCTGCCGCAGGCGCAGTTCCTGCTGATGTCGGCCACCCTCGGCGACGTCACGGCCATCGCCGAGGACCTCACCCGCCGCAACGGTCGCGAGACGGTCGTGGTGGACGACGCCGAGCGGCCGGTGCCGCTGAGCTTCAGCTACGCCATGACCCCCCTGCAGGAGACGCTGGAGGAGCTGGTGACGACGGGGCAGGCGCCCGTCTACGTCGTGCACTTCACCCAGGCCGCGGCCGTCGAGCACGCCACCTCGCTGCTCGGCACCCCGGTGGCGGGTCGCGAGGACCGCGATGCCATCGCCGAGCGGGTCGCGGGCTTCCGCTTCGCCGCCGGCTTCGGCAAGACCCTGGGCAAGCTGCTGCGCCACGGCATCGGCGTGCACCACGCCGGCATGCTGCCGCGCTACCGCCGGCTGGTCGAGCAGCTCGCCCAGGCCGGGCTGCTGCGGGTCGTCTGCGGCACCGACACGCTCGGCGTGGGCATCAACGTGCCGATCCGCACCGTGCTGTTCACCGGGCTCGCGAAGTTCGACGGCACCCGGCAGCGCGTGCTGCGCGCCCGGGAGTTCCAGCAGATCGCCGGACGCGCCGGGCGCGCCGGCTACGACACCGCGGGCTACGTGGTGGTGCAGGCGCCCGAGCACGTCATCGAGAACGAGAAGGCGCTCGCCAAGGCCGGCGACGACCCGAAGAAGCGGCGCAAGGTGCAGCGCAAGAAGCCTCCCGAGGGTGCCGTCGTGTGGAGCGAGGAGACCTACGACAAGCTCGTCGCCGGCGCACCCGAGCGGCTGCAGTCGCGGATGCGGGTCGACAACTCCGTGCTCCTCAACGTCGTGGCCCGCGAGGAGGACGCCTTCGCGGTCCTGCGGCGGCTGCTCACCGACAACCACGAGGACCGTCGCCAGCAGCTGCGGCTCGCGCGCCGCGCGCTGCGACTCGCCCGCAGCCTGGTCGCCTCCGGGGTGCTGACCCGCCTCGAGGAGCCCGACGCGCACGGCCGGCGCTACGTCCTCACCGTCGACCTGCCCGCCGACTTCGCGCTCAACCAGCCCCTGGCGCACTTCGCCCTCGAGGCGCTCGACGTGCTCGACCCCGACGCCCCGACGTACACCCTCGACGTGGTCTCGGTCGTCGAGGCGGTCCTCGAGGCGCCGCGGCAGGTGCTCATGGCCCAGCAGTTCCACGCCCGCGGGGAGGCCGTGGCCGAGATGAAGGCCGACGGCGTCGAGTACGACGAGCGCATGGCGCTGCTGGAGGAGATCACCTGGCCGCAGCCGCTCGCCGAGCTGCTCGAGGCGGTCTACGAGACCTACCGCGGCGCCCACCCGTGGCTGCCCGAGGACGCGCTCGGGCCCAAGTCGGTCGTGCGCGAGATGTACGAGCAGGGGATGGGCTTCACCGAGTTCGTCTCGCGCTACCAGCTCGCCCGCTCCGAGGGCCTGGTGCTGCGCTACCTCACCGACGCCTACCGCACGCTGCGCCAGACGGTGCCCGAGCGCCACCGCACCGAGGAGCTCGAGGAGCTCGTCGAGTGGCTGGGGGAGACCGTGCGGCAGACCGACTCCTCGCTGCTCGACGAGTGGGAGGCGCTCACCGACCCCGACGCGGTGCGCCGCGCGGCCGAGGCCGCCGCGCAGCGCAGCGAGCCCTTGCCGCCGAGCTCACCGCGGCCGATCTCGCTGCAGGAGCGGGCCTTCCGGGTCATGGTGCGCAACGCCGTGTGGCACCGCGTCGAGATGGCGGCGCGCGACGACGTCGACGGACTGGTCAAGGGGGAGCGCGCAGCCGCCGACCGCACCGACCCGCCGCGCACCGTGGTGATGACCCGCTCGCGGTGGGACGAGGCGCTCGAGGACTACTACGCCGAGCACGACCGCATCGGCACCGGCGGCGACGCCCGCGGCCCGGCGCTGTTCCAGGTCGAGCCGGGCACCGGCCCGCGCCCCGGCACCGACGACGCCGACCGCGAGCCGGGCGAGGCGCCCGCGGTGCGGCTGTGGCGGGTGCGCCAGGTGCTCGACGACCCCGCCGGCCACCACGACTGGGTGCTCGAGTGCGAGGTCGACCTCGACGCCTCCGACGAGCTCGGCGAGGCGGTCGTGCTGGCCACCGCGCTGCGCCGGCTGTGA
- the scpB gene encoding SMC-Scp complex subunit ScpB, which yields MTTPAAPETLEVALAELRPALEAILMVSDQPVDHVVLASAVGHPVADVEAALTALAEEYDAQRRGFELRRVAGGWRYSTREELAPVVEAFVLDGQQARLTQAALETLAVVAYRQPVSRARVSAIRGVSVDGVMRTLVTRGLVEEAGQDPESGAHLYRTTTYFLERIGIRSLDELPELAPYLPEMDDVADELARVEGPRPAAVDEALPAPDDRGSTGGTSSTGGTTTTDETGETDETTEGTGA from the coding sequence GTGACCACGCCCGCCGCACCCGAGACCCTCGAGGTGGCGCTCGCGGAGCTGCGCCCCGCGCTCGAGGCGATCCTGATGGTCTCCGACCAACCGGTCGACCACGTCGTCCTGGCCAGCGCGGTCGGCCACCCCGTCGCCGACGTCGAGGCGGCGCTCACCGCGCTCGCCGAGGAGTACGACGCGCAGCGCCGCGGCTTCGAGCTGCGGCGGGTCGCGGGCGGCTGGCGCTACAGCACCCGCGAGGAGCTCGCCCCCGTCGTCGAGGCGTTCGTGCTCGACGGCCAGCAGGCCCGCCTGACCCAGGCCGCGCTCGAGACGCTCGCCGTCGTCGCCTACCGCCAGCCGGTCTCCCGCGCGCGGGTGTCGGCGATCCGCGGGGTCAGCGTCGACGGCGTGATGCGCACGCTGGTCACCCGCGGGCTGGTCGAGGAGGCGGGGCAGGACCCTGAGAGCGGTGCCCACCTCTACCGCACCACCACCTACTTCCTCGAGCGCATCGGCATCCGGTCGCTCGACGAGCTGCCCGAGCTCGCGCCCTACCTCCCGGAGATGGACGACGTCGCCGACGAGCTGGCCCGTGTGGAGGGCCCGCGGCCCGCCGCGGTCGACGAGGCCCTGCCGGCGCCCGACGACCGGGGCAGCACCGGCGGGACGAGCAGCACCGGCGGGACGACCACGACCGACGAGACCGGCGAGACCGACGAGACGACCGAGGGGACCGGCGCGTGA
- a CDS encoding site-specific tyrosine recombinase XerD: MERGLAANTLSSYRRDLRRYTAHLAGRGVEHLDEVGEAEVAAFLVHLREGDADHPPLSATSAARTLVAVRGFHRFAVADGLAAADPAAAVKPPSPAKRLPKALPLRDVEAILEAAGAPGTTLALRDRALLEVLYGTGARISEAVGLDVDDLDLGPAPTPDTGHGDAGTPREGTVLLRGKGGKQRLVPVGRYALEAVEAYLVRARGELVRAGRGTPALFLNARGGRLSRQSAWAVLGRAAERAGVGVEVSPHTLRHSFATHLLDGGADVRVVQELLGHASVTTTQVYTLVTVENLREVFATAHPRARA, encoded by the coding sequence GTGGAGCGCGGGCTGGCCGCCAACACCCTGAGCTCCTACCGCCGCGACCTGCGCCGCTACACGGCGCACCTCGCCGGCCGCGGGGTGGAGCACCTCGACGAGGTCGGCGAGGCGGAGGTGGCGGCGTTCCTGGTGCACCTGCGCGAGGGCGACGCCGACCACCCGCCGCTCTCGGCCACCTCGGCGGCGCGGACCCTGGTGGCCGTGCGCGGGTTCCACCGGTTCGCCGTCGCCGACGGGCTCGCGGCCGCCGACCCGGCGGCGGCGGTGAAGCCGCCGAGCCCCGCCAAGCGGCTGCCCAAGGCGCTGCCGCTGCGCGACGTCGAGGCCATCCTCGAGGCAGCCGGCGCCCCGGGCACCACCCTGGCCCTGCGCGACCGCGCCCTGCTCGAGGTGCTCTACGGCACCGGGGCGCGGATCTCCGAGGCCGTCGGGCTCGACGTCGACGACCTCGACCTGGGGCCCGCACCGACTCCCGACACCGGCCACGGCGACGCCGGCACACCGCGGGAGGGCACCGTGCTGCTGCGCGGCAAGGGCGGCAAGCAGCGCCTCGTGCCGGTCGGCCGCTACGCGCTCGAGGCGGTGGAGGCCTACCTCGTGCGCGCCCGCGGCGAGCTGGTGCGCGCGGGCCGCGGCACGCCCGCCCTCTTCCTCAACGCCCGCGGTGGCCGGCTCTCGCGCCAGAGCGCGTGGGCGGTGCTGGGCCGTGCGGCCGAGCGCGCGGGGGTCGGCGTCGAGGTCTCCCCGCACACCCTGCGCCACTCCTTCGCCACGCACCTGCTCGACGGCGGCGCCGACGTGCGCGTGGTGCAGGAGCTGCTCGGCCACGCCTCGGTGACCACCACGCAGGTCTACACGCTGGTCACCGTCGAGAACCTCCGCGAGGTCTTCGCCACCGCCCACCCCCGGGCACGCGCGTGA
- a CDS encoding ParA family protein: MTDPLPFDQPRAAAPAAGSTGTAELGPTGRPLPVLPEPQPLHAHGGARVVSMCNQKGGVGKTTTTINLGAALAEYGRKVLLVDFDPQGSLSVGLGLNPHEMDLTVYNLLMERDVAIADVVVPSGVPGMDLLPSNIDLSAAEVQLVHEVAREQTLQRVLAPALADYDVVLIDCQPSLGLLTVNALTASHGVIIPLECEYFALRGVALLKTTIDKVRERLNPALEVDGVLGTMFDGRTLHSREVMERLVQAWGDKVFHTVIRRTVKFSDSTVAGEPILSYASSSAGAESYRQLAREVLARVSSGEAAGR; encoded by the coding sequence GTGACCGACCCCCTGCCGTTCGACCAGCCGCGAGCCGCGGCGCCCGCCGCCGGCTCCACCGGCACGGCGGAGCTGGGACCGACCGGTCGCCCGCTGCCGGTGCTGCCCGAGCCGCAGCCGCTGCACGCCCACGGCGGCGCCCGGGTGGTGTCGATGTGCAACCAGAAGGGCGGGGTCGGCAAGACCACCACCACCATCAACCTCGGGGCCGCGCTCGCCGAGTACGGCCGCAAGGTGCTGCTGGTCGACTTCGACCCGCAGGGCTCCCTGTCGGTCGGGCTGGGGCTCAACCCCCACGAGATGGACCTCACCGTCTACAACCTGCTGATGGAGCGCGACGTCGCGATCGCCGACGTCGTCGTGCCCTCCGGCGTGCCGGGCATGGACCTGCTGCCCTCCAACATCGACCTGTCGGCCGCCGAGGTGCAGCTCGTCCACGAGGTCGCCCGCGAGCAGACCTTGCAGCGGGTGCTCGCCCCGGCCCTCGCCGACTACGACGTCGTGCTCATCGACTGCCAGCCCTCGCTGGGCCTGCTCACGGTCAACGCCCTGACCGCGTCGCACGGCGTCATCATCCCGCTCGAGTGCGAGTACTTCGCGCTGCGCGGCGTCGCGCTCCTCAAGACCACCATCGACAAGGTGCGCGAGCGGCTCAACCCCGCGCTCGAGGTCGACGGCGTGCTCGGCACGATGTTCGACGGCCGCACCCTGCACAGCCGCGAGGTGATGGAGCGGCTGGTGCAGGCGTGGGGGGACAAGGTCTTCCACACCGTCATCCGCCGCACCGTGAAGTTCTCCGACTCGACCGTCGCCGGCGAGCCGATCCTGTCCTACGCCTCCTCCTCGGCCGGCGCGGAGTCCTACCGCCAGCTCGCGAGGGAGGTGCTGGCCCGTGTCTCGTCGGGTGAGGCTGCCGGACGCTGA
- a CDS encoding GNAT family N-acetyltransferase yields MSAEASTGPGVTVVDAEDASRFEARVGGADGDLAGFAAYELDGHAIVFTHTEVDPAFGGQGVGTALVRGALDTLRERGGLRVVPRCSFVKRFVDEHPDYAELLSPPL; encoded by the coding sequence ATGAGCGCTGAGGCGAGCACCGGTCCGGGCGTCACCGTCGTCGACGCCGAGGACGCCAGCCGCTTCGAGGCCCGCGTCGGCGGCGCCGACGGCGACCTCGCGGGCTTCGCGGCCTACGAGCTCGACGGGCACGCGATCGTCTTCACCCACACCGAGGTGGACCCTGCCTTCGGCGGCCAGGGCGTCGGCACGGCGCTGGTGCGAGGTGCCCTCGACACCCTGCGCGAGCGCGGCGGGCTGCGCGTCGTCCCGCGCTGCTCCTTCGTCAAGCGCTTCGTCGACGAGCACCCCGACTACGCGGAGCTGCTGAGCCCGCCCCTGTGA
- a CDS encoding segregation/condensation protein A: MAAPAPTPDASSEAASGASSDAPAFAVHLDNFEGPFDLLLSLVAKHQLDITEVALSRVTDEFIAHVKAGGPHWDLEQTSSFLLVAATLLDLKAARLLPQGDVEDEEDLALLEARDLLFARLLQYRAFKQVAGVLERRLAAESRRFPRVVGLEERFATLLPEVLIGVGLEQFAALAARAMEPKPVLEVSLAHIHAPAVSVREQGVLVAERLRLAGTATFRALCRDSPDTLTTVARFLALLELFREGAVGFEQVTPLGELTVRWTGGEDEVEITDEFDGAPPEGAPDRPPGGQP; the protein is encoded by the coding sequence GTGGCGGCCCCCGCCCCGACCCCGGACGCCTCGTCCGAGGCGGCGTCCGGTGCCTCGTCGGACGCCCCCGCGTTCGCGGTGCACCTCGACAACTTCGAGGGGCCCTTCGACCTGCTGCTCAGCCTCGTGGCGAAGCACCAGCTCGACATCACCGAGGTCGCGCTGTCGCGGGTGACCGACGAGTTCATCGCCCACGTCAAGGCCGGGGGTCCGCACTGGGACCTCGAGCAGACCTCCTCGTTCCTCCTCGTCGCCGCCACCCTGCTCGACCTCAAGGCCGCTCGGCTGCTGCCGCAGGGCGACGTCGAGGACGAGGAGGACCTCGCGCTGCTGGAGGCCCGGGACCTGCTCTTCGCCCGGCTCCTGCAGTACCGCGCGTTCAAGCAGGTCGCGGGGGTCCTCGAGCGGCGTCTCGCCGCCGAGTCGCGGCGCTTCCCGCGGGTGGTGGGGCTCGAGGAGCGCTTCGCCACGCTGCTGCCGGAGGTGCTGATCGGCGTCGGGCTCGAGCAGTTCGCCGCGCTGGCGGCCCGGGCGATGGAGCCGAAGCCCGTGCTCGAGGTGTCGCTGGCCCACATCCACGCCCCGGCGGTCAGCGTCCGGGAGCAGGGGGTGCTCGTCGCCGAGCGGCTCCGCCTGGCCGGCACCGCCACCTTCCGCGCCCTGTGCCGCGACTCGCCCGACACCCTCACCACCGTCGCCCGCTTCCTCGCGCTCCTCGAGCTCTTCCGCGAGGGTGCGGTCGGCTTCGAGCAGGTCACCCCGCTCGGGGAGCTGACGGTGCGCTGGACCGGCGGCGAGGACGAGGTCGAGATCACCGACGAGTTCGACGGCGCCCCGCCCGAGGGCGCGCCCGACCGACCCCCGGGAGGACAGCCGTGA
- a CDS encoding NUDIX hydrolase produces MAGEDRPVWARALRDAPAEWPVESSRDLHRDDWVVALREDRLRRPGAPASEGAFRRLVLEHPGAVVVLAVDEDDRVLCLWQYRHAARHRFVELPAGLLDAGGESPEEVARRELVEEAELEAESWTHLATTWSSPGVSDERVHTFVARGLRHVDRGDFAPAHEEADMEVAWVHFSELLRAVVEGRVTDAPLAVAVLLAHTRGLVAPRPA; encoded by the coding sequence GTGGCCGGCGAGGACCGTCCCGTCTGGGCTCGCGCGCTGCGCGACGCGCCCGCGGAGTGGCCGGTCGAGTCCTCGCGCGACCTGCACCGCGACGACTGGGTGGTCGCCCTGCGCGAGGACCGCTTGCGCCGCCCCGGTGCGCCCGCGTCGGAGGGCGCCTTCCGCCGCCTGGTGCTCGAGCACCCCGGCGCGGTGGTCGTGCTCGCGGTCGACGAGGACGACCGGGTGCTGTGCCTGTGGCAGTACCGCCACGCCGCGCGCCACCGCTTCGTCGAGCTGCCCGCGGGGCTCCTCGACGCCGGTGGCGAGTCGCCCGAGGAGGTCGCGCGCCGCGAGCTGGTCGAGGAGGCCGAGCTCGAGGCCGAGTCGTGGACCCACCTGGCCACCACGTGGTCCTCGCCGGGCGTGAGCGACGAGCGGGTCCACACCTTCGTCGCCCGCGGTCTGCGCCACGTCGACCGCGGTGACTTCGCCCCCGCCCACGAGGAGGCCGACATGGAGGTCGCGTGGGTCCACTTCTCCGAGCTGCTGCGGGCCGTCGTGGAGGGCCGGGTGACCGACGCGCCCCTGGCCGTCGCCGTGCTGCTCGCGCACACGCGCGGGCTGGTCGCCCCCCGCCCGGCGTGA
- a CDS encoding CTP synthase: MKPSVTKHVFVTGGVASSLGKGLTASSLGALLKARGLRVTMQKLDPYLNVDPGTMNPFQHGEVFVTEDGAETDLDIGHYERFLDTDLNQIANVTTGQVYSSVIAKERRGDYLGDTVQVIPHITNEIKDRILAMGGTGPDGEPVDVVITEIGGTVGDIESLPFLEAARQTRHDVGRDHCFFIHVSLVPFIGPSGELKTKPTQHSVAALRSIGIQPDAVVCRADRELPASIKRKISLMCDVDEEAVVTAADAPSIYDIPKVLHREGLDAYVVRRLDLPFRDVDWTQWDDLLRRVHHPREEVTVGLVGKYVDLPDAYLSVAEALRAGGFAHEAKVHLRWIPSDECQDPAGAARHLHDVDAVCVPGGFGIRGIEGKLGALTYARTHGIPTLGLCLGLQCMVIEYARTVADIAGAGSTEFDAATPEPVIATMEEQKNFVEGAGDLGGTMRLGRYPARLKAGSVVRAAYGAETVSERHRHRYEVNNAYRPRLEEAGLVFSGTSPDDRLVEFVELPADVHPYYVATQAHPELKSRPTRPHPLFRGLVGAAIARQRELRFPIDETGLRRRDDGGPAAVPAGAAPTATASATATADGA, from the coding sequence GTGAAGCCTTCCGTGACCAAGCACGTGTTCGTCACCGGGGGCGTCGCCTCCTCGCTCGGCAAGGGGCTCACCGCCTCCAGCCTCGGAGCGCTGCTGAAGGCCCGGGGACTGCGGGTCACCATGCAGAAGCTCGACCCCTACCTCAACGTCGACCCCGGCACGATGAACCCGTTCCAGCACGGCGAGGTGTTCGTCACCGAGGACGGCGCCGAGACCGACCTCGACATCGGCCACTACGAGCGGTTCCTCGACACCGACCTCAACCAGATCGCCAACGTCACCACCGGGCAGGTCTACTCCTCGGTGATCGCCAAGGAGCGGCGCGGTGACTACCTCGGCGACACGGTCCAGGTGATCCCGCACATCACCAACGAGATCAAGGACCGCATCCTCGCGATGGGCGGCACCGGCCCCGACGGGGAGCCGGTCGACGTCGTCATCACCGAGATCGGCGGCACCGTCGGCGACATCGAGTCGCTGCCCTTCCTCGAGGCCGCACGCCAGACCCGCCACGACGTGGGCCGCGACCACTGCTTCTTCATCCACGTCTCGCTCGTGCCGTTCATCGGCCCCTCCGGCGAGCTCAAGACCAAGCCGACGCAGCACTCGGTCGCCGCGCTGCGCTCCATCGGCATCCAGCCCGACGCGGTGGTCTGCCGCGCCGACCGCGAGCTGCCCGCCTCGATCAAGCGCAAGATCTCGCTGATGTGCGACGTCGACGAGGAGGCGGTGGTCACCGCCGCCGACGCCCCGTCGATCTACGACATCCCCAAGGTGCTGCACCGTGAGGGTCTCGACGCCTACGTCGTGCGCCGACTCGACCTGCCCTTCCGCGACGTCGACTGGACGCAGTGGGACGACCTGCTGCGCCGCGTCCACCACCCGCGCGAGGAGGTCACGGTCGGCCTGGTCGGCAAGTACGTCGACCTGCCGGACGCCTACCTCTCCGTCGCCGAGGCGCTGCGGGCCGGCGGCTTCGCCCACGAGGCGAAGGTGCACCTGCGCTGGATCCCCTCCGACGAGTGCCAGGACCCTGCCGGTGCCGCCAGGCACCTGCACGACGTCGACGCCGTCTGCGTGCCGGGCGGCTTCGGCATCCGCGGCATCGAGGGCAAGCTCGGCGCCCTGACCTACGCCCGCACGCACGGCATCCCCACGCTCGGGCTGTGCCTGGGGCTGCAGTGCATGGTCATCGAGTACGCCCGCACGGTGGCCGACATCGCCGGCGCCGGGTCGACCGAGTTCGACGCCGCCACCCCCGAGCCGGTCATCGCCACGATGGAGGAGCAGAAGAACTTCGTCGAGGGCGCCGGCGACCTGGGCGGCACGATGCGCCTGGGCCGCTACCCCGCCCGGCTGAAGGCCGGCAGCGTCGTGCGCGCGGCGTACGGCGCGGAGACGGTGAGCGAGCGCCACCGGCACCGCTACGAGGTCAACAACGCCTACCGGCCGCGGCTGGAGGAGGCGGGCCTGGTCTTCTCGGGCACCTCGCCCGACGACCGGCTCGTCGAGTTCGTCGAGCTGCCCGCCGACGTCCACCCCTACTACGTCGCGACGCAGGCGCACCCCGAGCTGAAGTCGCGCCCCACGCGCCCGCACCCTCTCTTCCGCGGCCTCGTCGGTGCGGCCATCGCCCGCCAGCGCGAGCTGCGCTTCCCGATCGACGAGACCGGGCTGCGCCGCCGCGACGACGGCGGTCCCGCGGCCGTCCCGGCCGGCGCCGCGCCCACCGCCACCGCCAGCGCCACCGCCACCGCCGACGGAGCCTGA
- the ald gene encoding alanine dehydrogenase, translated as MKVGVPKEVKNHEYRVAATPIVVRELTARGHEVVVQTGAGFGSSIPDEEYVAAGARLAPDADAVWGEAEMVLKVKEPVAEEYHRMREGQVLFTYLHLAADRALTDELVARRVTAIAYETVQLPSGGLPLLYPMSEVAGCLAPQVGAHELLKARGGRGVLLGGVGGVANAKVVVIGAGVAGQNAANIALGMGADVTLLDTDLDKLRMSFWRYNNRVHGLASSRLAIEQQVTEADLVIGAVLIPGAAAPKLVTNDLVAQMKPGSVLVDIAVDQGGCFEDTRPTTHDDPTFAVHDSTFYCVANMPGAVPTTSTYALTNATLPYTVALADKGWEQALRDDAGLALGLNTHAGALTNAPVAEAHGLDATPLASVLA; from the coding sequence GTGAAGGTCGGGGTCCCGAAGGAAGTCAAGAACCACGAGTACCGCGTGGCCGCCACGCCGATCGTCGTGCGCGAGCTCACGGCGCGCGGCCACGAGGTCGTCGTGCAGACCGGCGCCGGGTTCGGCTCGTCGATCCCCGACGAGGAGTACGTCGCAGCGGGCGCCCGGTTGGCCCCCGACGCCGACGCGGTGTGGGGCGAGGCCGAGATGGTGCTCAAGGTCAAGGAGCCCGTCGCGGAGGAGTACCACCGCATGCGCGAGGGGCAGGTGCTCTTCACCTATCTCCACCTGGCCGCCGACCGCGCGCTCACCGACGAGCTCGTGGCGCGCCGGGTGACCGCCATCGCCTACGAGACCGTGCAGCTGCCCTCGGGCGGGCTGCCCCTGCTCTACCCGATGTCGGAGGTCGCCGGGTGCCTCGCGCCCCAGGTCGGCGCCCACGAGCTGCTCAAGGCCCGCGGCGGCCGCGGCGTGCTCCTCGGCGGCGTCGGCGGTGTGGCCAACGCCAAGGTGGTCGTCATCGGCGCCGGCGTGGCGGGCCAGAACGCCGCCAACATCGCGCTCGGCATGGGGGCCGACGTCACCCTCCTCGACACCGACCTCGACAAGCTCCGCATGTCGTTCTGGCGCTACAACAACCGGGTCCACGGGCTCGCCTCGTCGCGCCTGGCGATCGAGCAGCAGGTCACCGAGGCCGACCTCGTCATCGGTGCCGTGCTGATCCCCGGCGCGGCGGCACCGAAGCTCGTCACCAACGACCTGGTCGCCCAGATGAAGCCCGGCTCCGTGCTCGTCGACATCGCCGTCGACCAGGGCGGCTGCTTCGAGGACACCCGTCCCACCACCCACGACGACCCGACCTTCGCCGTCCACGACTCGACGTTCTACTGCGTCGCGAACATGCCGGGTGCGGTGCCGACCACCTCGACCTACGCCCTGACCAACGCGACGCTGCCCTACACCGTCGCGCTGGCCGACAAGGGCTGGGAGCAGGCGCTGCGCGACGACGCCGGCCTCGCGCTGGGTCTCAACACCCACGCCGGCGCCCTCACCAACGCCCCCGTCGCCGAGGCCCACGGACTCGACGCCACGCCGCTCGCGTCCGTGCTGGCCTGA